One window of the Allosaccharopolyspora coralli genome contains the following:
- the sucD gene encoding succinate--CoA ligase subunit alpha, producing MAIFLNENSKVIVQGITGSEGTKHTARMLKSGTDIVGGVNARKAGQTVEIEGKELPVFGTVKEAMEKTGADVSVLFVPPKFAKDAVIEAIDAEIGLAVVITEGIPVHDSAYFWAHAQATGNKTRIVGPNCPGVISPGKSNAGIIPADITESGKIGLVSKSGTLTYQMMYELRDVGFSTCVGIGGDPVIGTTHIDALEAFENDPDTEAIVMIGEIGGDAEERAAEYVKANVSKPVVGYVAGFTAPEGKTMGHAGAIVSGSSGTAQAKKEALEAAGVKVGKTPSETAQLMRQIVQG from the coding sequence ATGGCCATTTTCCTCAACGAGAACAGCAAGGTCATCGTTCAGGGCATCACCGGCTCTGAGGGGACCAAGCACACCGCGCGGATGCTCAAGTCCGGCACCGACATCGTCGGCGGTGTCAACGCGCGCAAGGCGGGCCAGACGGTCGAGATCGAGGGCAAGGAGCTCCCGGTCTTCGGCACCGTCAAGGAGGCCATGGAAAAGACCGGCGCCGACGTCTCGGTGCTGTTCGTCCCGCCGAAGTTCGCCAAGGACGCCGTGATCGAGGCGATCGACGCCGAGATCGGGCTCGCCGTGGTCATCACCGAGGGCATCCCGGTGCACGACTCGGCCTACTTCTGGGCCCACGCGCAGGCGACCGGGAACAAGACTCGCATCGTCGGGCCGAACTGCCCCGGTGTGATCTCGCCCGGCAAGTCCAACGCGGGCATCATCCCGGCCGACATCACCGAGTCCGGCAAGATCGGCCTCGTGTCGAAGTCGGGCACGTTGACCTACCAGATGATGTACGAGCTGCGTGACGTCGGCTTCTCGACCTGCGTCGGTATCGGCGGTGACCCGGTCATCGGCACCACGCACATCGACGCGCTCGAGGCGTTCGAGAACGACCCGGACACCGAGGCGATCGTGATGATCGGCGAGATCGGCGGCGACGCCGAGGAGCGGGCCGCCGAGTACGTCAAGGCCAACGTCAGCAAGCCGGTCGTGGGCTACGTCGCGGGCTTCACCGCCCCCGAGGGCAAGACGATGGGCCACGCCGGTGCCATCGTCTCCGGCTCGTCGGGCACCGCCCAGGCGAAGAAGGAGGCGCTGGAGGCCGCAGGGGTCAAGGTCGGCAAGACGCCGAGCGAGACCGCGCAGCTGATGCGCCAGATCGTGCAGGGCTGA
- the purH gene encoding bifunctional phosphoribosylaminoimidazolecarboxamide formyltransferase/IMP cyclohydrolase — translation MSSNSQDRKPVRRALIGVSDKSGLLELATGLHAAGVEIVSTGGTARTIADAGVPVTPVEELTGFPEAFDGRVKTLHPRVHAGLLADLRKQTHADQLDELDIAPFDLLVVNLYPFVQTAASGAGPDEVIEQIDIGGPAMVRASAKNHANVAVVVEPNRYDRVLEQVRAGGFTQPERAELAAAAFRHTASYDVAVASWMTGHTEEDQATGERATFPGWLGETWQRRSALRYGENPHQPAALYVSGGEATGLAAAAQLHGKEMSYNNYVDADSAWRSAHDHDDPCVAIIKHANPCGIALGADVAEAHRKAHECDPVSAFGGVIAVNREVSVAMAEQVAEVFTEVVVAPGYAEGAVEVLQRKKNVRLLTAQPPESGRVEVRAISGGVLVQGSDAIDAEGDDPANWTLATGKAADEATLRDLRFAWRACRAVKSNAILLAHDGATVGVGMGQVNRVDSARLAVTRSGDRGTGSVAASDAFFPFPDGFEVLAEAGVRAVVQPGGSVRDEQVVAAAEQAGVAMYLTGTRHFAH, via the coding sequence GTGAGCTCGAATTCACAGGACCGCAAGCCGGTGCGCCGCGCGCTGATCGGTGTGTCGGACAAGTCCGGCCTGCTGGAACTGGCCACGGGTCTGCACGCCGCCGGCGTCGAGATCGTCTCCACCGGTGGCACGGCGCGGACGATCGCCGACGCCGGGGTGCCGGTCACGCCGGTGGAGGAGCTGACCGGATTCCCCGAAGCCTTCGACGGCCGGGTCAAGACATTGCACCCAAGGGTGCACGCGGGCCTGCTCGCCGATCTGCGCAAGCAGACCCACGCCGACCAGCTCGACGAACTCGACATCGCGCCGTTCGACCTGCTTGTGGTGAACCTGTACCCGTTCGTGCAGACCGCGGCCTCCGGGGCAGGTCCCGACGAGGTCATCGAGCAGATCGACATCGGAGGGCCCGCCATGGTGCGTGCCTCGGCGAAGAACCACGCCAACGTCGCTGTCGTCGTGGAGCCGAACCGCTACGACCGGGTGCTCGAACAGGTCCGCGCCGGCGGCTTCACCCAGCCGGAGCGGGCCGAACTCGCCGCAGCGGCGTTCCGGCACACCGCCTCCTACGACGTCGCGGTGGCCTCCTGGATGACTGGCCACACCGAAGAGGACCAGGCCACCGGCGAGCGTGCCACGTTCCCCGGCTGGCTGGGCGAAACCTGGCAACGCCGCTCCGCGTTGCGCTACGGCGAGAACCCGCACCAGCCCGCCGCGCTGTACGTCTCGGGCGGTGAGGCGACCGGGCTCGCGGCCGCCGCCCAGCTGCACGGCAAGGAGATGTCGTACAACAACTACGTCGACGCCGATTCGGCGTGGCGTTCTGCGCACGACCACGACGATCCGTGCGTGGCGATCATCAAGCACGCCAATCCCTGCGGCATCGCGCTCGGTGCCGACGTCGCCGAAGCCCACCGCAAAGCCCACGAATGCGACCCGGTCAGCGCCTTCGGCGGCGTGATCGCGGTGAACCGTGAGGTCTCGGTCGCGATGGCCGAGCAGGTCGCGGAAGTGTTCACCGAGGTCGTCGTCGCACCCGGCTACGCCGAGGGTGCCGTGGAAGTGTTGCAGCGCAAGAAGAACGTCCGCCTCCTCACCGCTCAGCCGCCCGAGTCCGGCCGGGTGGAGGTGCGGGCCATCTCCGGTGGTGTCCTCGTGCAGGGCTCGGACGCCATCGACGCCGAGGGCGACGACCCGGCCAACTGGACGCTGGCCACCGGCAAGGCCGCGGACGAAGCGACGCTGCGTGATCTGCGGTTCGCGTGGCGAGCCTGCCGTGCCGTGAAGTCGAACGCGATCCTGCTCGCCCACGACGGTGCGACCGTCGGTGTGGGTATGGGGCAGGTCAATCGCGTCGACTCCGCGCGACTCGCGGTCACTCGTTCCGGAGACCGGGGCACCGGTTCCGTCGCCGCCTCGGACGCGTTCTTCCCGTTCCCGGACGGATTCGAGGTCCTCGCCGAAGCCGGAGTGCGCGCCGTCGTCCAACCCGGCGGGTCGGTTCGGGACGAGCAGGTCGTCGCGGCGGCGGAGCAGGCGGGTGTGGCCATGTACCTCACCGGAACCCGCCACTTCGCCCACTGA
- a CDS encoding M23 family metallopeptidase, translated as MRGRIVVAAVAAGAFAAAGQSMAAGETDSGYDDYTPLASGQDAAASFGAVASSGTGGPAPAPEVLPVAQPANGDAEMEKLNKSTRIAEERAEAAAAEAARIAAEEEAKRPKIVSPAEGTFTSGFGGRWGSTHYGLDIANSIGTPINSVMDGEIIEAGSASGFGQWVRVQHDDGTITVYGHVDTITVDEGDTVEAGEQIATMGNKGFSTGPHLHFEVWNASGKKINPKPWLDERGISLS; from the coding sequence ATGCGCGGCCGCATCGTCGTCGCAGCGGTCGCCGCCGGAGCGTTCGCCGCCGCAGGCCAGTCCATGGCCGCCGGCGAGACCGACTCCGGCTACGACGACTACACCCCGCTCGCCTCCGGTCAGGACGCCGCCGCGTCCTTCGGCGCCGTGGCCAGCTCGGGCACCGGCGGCCCGGCACCGGCACCCGAGGTGCTGCCCGTGGCGCAGCCGGCCAACGGCGACGCGGAGATGGAGAAGCTCAACAAGAGCACGCGCATCGCCGAGGAGCGCGCCGAAGCCGCCGCCGCCGAAGCGGCCCGTATCGCCGCCGAGGAAGAAGCCAAGCGACCCAAGATCGTCTCCCCGGCCGAGGGCACGTTCACCTCCGGGTTCGGCGGCCGCTGGGGCAGCACCCACTACGGCCTCGACATCGCCAACTCCATCGGCACACCGATTAACTCGGTCATGGACGGCGAGATCATCGAGGCGGGCAGCGCCAGCGGCTTCGGCCAGTGGGTCCGCGTCCAGCACGACGACGGCACGATCACCGTCTATGGCCACGTCGACACGATCACCGTCGACGAGGGCGACACCGTGGAAGCGGGCGAGCAGATCGCCACCATGGGCAACAAGGGTTTCTCCACCGGTCCGCACCTGCACTTCGAGGTCTGGAACGCCAGCGGCAAGAAGATCAACCCGAAGCCCTGGTTGGACGAGCGCGGCATCTCCCTCAGCTGA
- a CDS encoding DUF5336 domain-containing protein has product MSVPNGSSQRPAPPPPAPTARKDTRRLLTFAVPGTALLAYLLGFFDAGGAAALGGLPGLCLIGSGTLAGLTLLPGPVRFPAFTIAAPLSVFAALALLQIVMGGGATALVIVITVLAVAQLAGVAGVLLADAGAVKLPGAAPPAAQAPPRPQMPSPMGQPRPGPPGPDGHRPPPPPPWNNPRPAHQPGGAGQPGWGPAADVPHGVPAAPGQQPARPDAARQAHPWQAHSGAQQTGAQKSGAQQSGLQHTGPQQAAETQSSASERDTGTPSAASTAGSERPADETSAGRDDDPWQALVRSDRAQVASWRTTSNPAGSEQSSQAQTPQRESQSPQEPNAQEGSGPQSSTQGPPARLPSAPNTQHTSEGLDQQGSARSGGPGGTRQMPHPGNH; this is encoded by the coding sequence ATGTCCGTCCCGAACGGATCTTCCCAGCGTCCCGCCCCGCCTCCGCCGGCTCCGACCGCACGGAAGGACACGCGACGGCTGTTGACCTTCGCCGTCCCGGGGACCGCGCTGCTCGCCTACCTCCTGGGATTCTTCGACGCCGGTGGTGCTGCCGCACTCGGCGGTCTTCCGGGGCTGTGCCTGATCGGCTCGGGAACGCTGGCCGGTCTCACCCTGTTGCCGGGACCGGTGCGGTTCCCCGCGTTCACGATCGCCGCACCGTTGTCGGTGTTCGCCGCGCTGGCGCTGCTGCAGATCGTGATGGGCGGAGGCGCGACCGCGCTGGTCATCGTGATCACGGTGCTGGCCGTGGCGCAGCTCGCCGGCGTCGCCGGAGTGCTGCTCGCCGACGCCGGGGCGGTGAAACTGCCCGGGGCGGCGCCGCCCGCCGCGCAGGCGCCACCGCGCCCGCAGATGCCGTCTCCGATGGGGCAGCCACGACCGGGGCCTCCCGGTCCGGACGGTCATCGGCCACCCCCGCCGCCGCCGTGGAACAACCCGCGTCCGGCGCACCAGCCCGGCGGCGCTGGGCAGCCCGGATGGGGTCCGGCCGCCGACGTGCCGCACGGTGTTCCGGCGGCGCCCGGTCAACAACCGGCCCGCCCGGACGCAGCGCGGCAGGCGCATCCGTGGCAGGCCCACTCCGGCGCGCAGCAGACCGGAGCACAGAAATCCGGCGCGCAGCAGTCCGGATTGCAGCACACCGGGCCACAACAGGCTGCGGAAACGCAGTCGTCGGCCTCCGAGCGGGACACCGGAACGCCGTCCGCGGCGAGTACGGCCGGTAGCGAAAGGCCGGCCGACGAGACGAGCGCGGGCCGGGACGACGACCCGTGGCAGGCACTGGTTCGCTCGGATCGTGCCCAGGTCGCGTCGTGGCGCACGACGTCGAATCCGGCAGGCTCGGAGCAGTCCTCCCAGGCCCAGACACCGCAACGCGAGTCGCAGTCGCCGCAGGAGCCGAACGCCCAGGAGGGTTCGGGCCCGCAGTCGTCCACGCAGGGCCCGCCGGCGCGGTTGCCCTCGGCGCCGAACACCCAGCACACCTCCGAGGGGCTCGACCAGCAGGGATCGGCACGGTCCGGAGGTCCGGGCGGGACTCGGCAGATGCCGCATCCCGGGAATCACTGA
- the sucC gene encoding ADP-forming succinate--CoA ligase subunit beta — MDLYEYQAKEIFASHGVPTLPGSVADDPAGAKAAATELGGPVVVKAQVKTGGRGKAGGVKLAENPDEAQTKAEAILGLDIKGHEVRKVLVTSASDIAEEYYFSILLDRANRNFLAMASVEGGMEIEEVAATKPEALARIAIDPIKGIDAAKAREIVEAAKFPAEVADQCVDVIVQLWDTFVAEDATLVEINPLVKDPQGTIIALDGKVTLDENAAFRQPKQAELVDAQAEDPLEAKAKEKDLNYVKLDGQVGIIGNGAGLVMSTLDVVAYAGEAHKNVKPANFLDIGGGASAEVMAAGLDVILGDDDVKSVFVNVFGGITACDAVANGIVQALKILGDEATKPLVVRLDGNNVAEGRQILAEANHPLVTLVDTMDGAADKAAELAAAGA; from the coding sequence GTGGACCTGTACGAGTACCAGGCGAAGGAAATCTTCGCTTCCCACGGCGTGCCGACGCTGCCCGGCTCCGTGGCTGACGACCCCGCAGGGGCGAAGGCAGCTGCTACCGAACTCGGTGGCCCCGTCGTCGTCAAGGCCCAGGTCAAGACCGGGGGCCGCGGCAAGGCCGGTGGCGTGAAGCTCGCCGAGAACCCCGACGAGGCCCAGACCAAGGCCGAGGCCATCCTCGGTCTCGACATCAAGGGCCACGAGGTGCGCAAGGTGCTGGTCACCAGCGCATCCGACATCGCGGAGGAGTACTACTTCTCCATCCTGCTCGACCGCGCCAACCGGAACTTCCTGGCCATGGCCTCGGTCGAGGGCGGTATGGAGATCGAGGAAGTCGCCGCGACCAAGCCCGAGGCGCTCGCCAGGATCGCCATCGACCCGATCAAGGGCATCGACGCGGCCAAGGCGCGCGAGATCGTCGAGGCCGCGAAGTTCCCGGCCGAGGTCGCCGACCAGTGCGTCGACGTCATCGTCCAGCTCTGGGACACCTTCGTCGCCGAGGACGCCACCCTCGTCGAGATCAACCCGCTGGTGAAGGACCCCCAGGGCACGATCATCGCGCTCGACGGCAAGGTCACGCTGGACGAGAACGCCGCGTTCCGGCAGCCGAAGCAGGCCGAGCTGGTCGACGCCCAGGCCGAGGACCCGCTGGAAGCCAAGGCCAAGGAGAAGGACCTCAACTACGTCAAGCTCGACGGGCAGGTCGGCATCATCGGTAACGGTGCCGGTCTGGTCATGTCGACGCTCGACGTGGTGGCCTACGCGGGCGAGGCGCACAAGAACGTCAAGCCCGCCAACTTCCTCGACATCGGCGGTGGCGCCTCGGCCGAGGTGATGGCGGCCGGTCTGGACGTCATTCTGGGCGACGACGACGTCAAGTCGGTGTTCGTCAACGTCTTCGGTGGCATCACCGCCTGCGACGCCGTGGCCAACGGCATCGTGCAGGCGCTGAAGATCCTCGGTGACGAGGCGACCAAGCCGCTGGTCGTCCGACTGGACGGCAACAACGTGGCCGAGGGGCGGCAGATCCTCGCCGAGGCCAACCACCCGCTGGTCACGCTGGTGGACACGATGGACGGTGCGGCCGACAAGGCCGCCGAGCTCGCGGCTGCGGGGGCGTGA
- the purN gene encoding phosphoribosylglycinamide formyltransferase, with product MNTREPSPVSRSAHRPARVVVLVSGSGTLLQALLDATNGPDHPVRVVAVGSDRPDVEGLARAERAGLPTFTQALKEYSSRAAWDQALADSCAQYEPDLVVSAGFMKLVGADFLARFDGRYLNSHPSLLPAFPGMHGVRDALEYGVRVTGCTLFVVDAGVDTGPILAQEPLAILPDDDEASLHERIKAVERRLLVDTLEQLARHGWTVQGRKVSIP from the coding sequence CTGAACACGCGTGAGCCGAGTCCGGTCTCCCGGAGTGCCCACCGCCCTGCCAGGGTCGTCGTGCTGGTCTCCGGCTCCGGCACTCTCCTCCAGGCGCTGCTCGACGCCACGAACGGGCCCGACCACCCGGTGCGGGTCGTCGCCGTGGGCTCCGACCGCCCCGACGTCGAAGGGCTCGCGCGCGCCGAACGCGCGGGCCTGCCGACTTTCACCCAGGCACTGAAGGAGTATTCGAGCCGCGCGGCATGGGACCAGGCGCTGGCCGACTCGTGCGCACAGTACGAACCCGACCTCGTCGTCTCGGCCGGGTTCATGAAGCTGGTCGGAGCCGATTTCCTCGCGCGGTTCGACGGCCGCTACCTCAACAGCCATCCGTCGTTGCTGCCTGCGTTCCCGGGGATGCACGGTGTGCGCGACGCGTTGGAGTACGGCGTCCGCGTCACCGGCTGCACGCTGTTCGTCGTGGACGCCGGTGTCGATACGGGGCCCATCCTGGCGCAGGAGCCCCTGGCGATCTTGCCCGACGACGACGAGGCGAGCCTGCACGAGCGGATCAAGGCCGTCGAACGGCGACTGCTCGTGGACACTCTGGAACAACTGGCACGGCACGGCTGGACCGTGCAGGGACGAAAGGTGAGTATCCCGTGA
- a CDS encoding cell division protein PerM, producing MTALGNLPHTLAERATGTRHTGTRWLLLAAVVGAVVTAGYLALAGVVAAVMATAGGDFSLPAVLLAALPAWLAAHQVPLSISGAPLDVLPLLPTAFVVLLIAASCSGFARRAQLRSAAQTARVILVMGVVHATAGAVIAVLVRGGSVVAVPLDAFVWCGLTATTAAGLGMADRSGLITLVWSRVSEPVWTGIELGVRVLLVVAMLAALVFLSGLGLSASQLFAASPSWGDGFGMIVVSLLYLPNAMLAAWSFVVGPGFSVGALEVSPFGVRTGPVPDLPLFAALPASTGALWWFAVFVVPVVVGALLGWWCRNADEAVVPRISAVLAGAAVVATAVGCLALLTGGRLGGADFEPVSMHAGWAALATVGWLAVPGALVSWLFGPRAQVAAPDGVEPLEGEGSSSGAETAPEEPHGDGTLDSEVPDPDLVDADLDDEAPDDDAVPEEGGDPTEQVPDDTAADGEDPEVAAPEHDPLDDDLADLEAAEEDPELAWPRRRDDDDR from the coding sequence GTGACCGCGCTCGGAAACCTCCCTCACACCCTCGCTGAGCGGGCCACCGGGACTCGACACACCGGTACGCGATGGCTGCTGCTCGCGGCCGTGGTCGGCGCGGTGGTCACCGCCGGATACCTCGCGCTGGCCGGCGTCGTCGCCGCCGTCATGGCCACGGCGGGCGGTGACTTCTCGTTGCCCGCAGTACTGCTGGCCGCACTGCCTGCGTGGCTCGCCGCGCACCAGGTGCCGCTGTCGATCTCCGGGGCACCGCTCGACGTGCTGCCTCTGTTGCCGACGGCGTTCGTGGTCCTGCTGATCGCCGCCTCCTGCTCCGGCTTCGCCCGACGGGCCCAGCTTCGTAGTGCCGCGCAGACCGCGCGGGTGATCCTCGTGATGGGCGTCGTCCACGCCACGGCAGGCGCCGTGATCGCCGTGCTGGTCCGGGGCGGCTCGGTAGTCGCAGTCCCGCTCGACGCGTTCGTGTGGTGCGGGTTGACGGCGACCACCGCCGCGGGCCTCGGTATGGCCGATCGCAGCGGGCTGATCACGCTCGTGTGGTCCCGCGTGAGCGAGCCGGTGTGGACCGGCATCGAACTCGGTGTCCGCGTCCTGCTGGTCGTGGCCATGCTCGCCGCGCTCGTGTTCCTCAGCGGGCTCGGTCTGTCGGCGTCCCAGCTGTTCGCGGCCTCGCCCTCGTGGGGCGACGGCTTCGGCATGATCGTGGTCTCCCTGCTGTACCTGCCGAACGCGATGCTCGCCGCATGGTCGTTCGTCGTCGGGCCGGGCTTCTCGGTCGGGGCGCTCGAGGTCTCGCCGTTCGGCGTCCGGACCGGCCCCGTCCCCGACCTGCCGTTGTTCGCCGCACTGCCGGCGAGTACCGGCGCGCTGTGGTGGTTCGCCGTGTTCGTGGTCCCCGTGGTGGTGGGTGCGCTGCTCGGGTGGTGGTGCCGGAACGCCGACGAGGCGGTGGTGCCGAGGATCTCGGCGGTGCTCGCGGGCGCGGCCGTGGTCGCGACGGCGGTCGGGTGCCTCGCGCTGCTCACCGGGGGGCGACTCGGCGGTGCCGACTTCGAGCCGGTGAGCATGCACGCCGGGTGGGCCGCGCTCGCCACGGTGGGCTGGCTGGCCGTTCCCGGGGCGCTCGTCTCGTGGCTCTTCGGTCCTCGTGCGCAGGTCGCAGCGCCGGATGGGGTCGAGCCCCTCGAGGGCGAGGGATCGTCGAGCGGGGCCGAGACGGCGCCGGAGGAACCGCATGGCGACGGCACCCTCGACTCGGAAGTGCCGGACCCGGACCTCGTCGATGCCGACCTGGACGACGAAGCACCGGATGACGATGCGGTACCGGAGGAGGGCGGGGACCCGACCGAGCAGGTGCCGGACGACACGGCTGCCGACGGCGAAGATCCGGAGGTCGCCGCCCCCGAGCACGACCCCCTCGACGACGACCTCGCCGACCTGGAGGCCGCGGAGGAAGACCCCGAGCTTGCGTGGCCGAGGCGGCGGGACGACGACGATCGGTGA